A stretch of the Filimonas lacunae genome encodes the following:
- a CDS encoding NupC/NupG family nucleoside CNT transporter, with product MGRLQGIFGVILILGVAYLFSNNKKKINYRLVLSGIGLQVIIALLVFKVPPVAWFFQKLGHGMQKIEHFAREGASFVYGGIVTTQPDGTVGNYIGGGFVFAFNVTATIILVCALVAIFYHFGIMQRVVAVIARAMNFIMRVSGAEALSNVASAFVGQVEAQVMIRPYLQGMTKSELLASMSGSLACIAGGILVVYANMGAAAGLDLAPKLITASLMAAPGALVIAKIVFPETEESQTLGKVKLEVKSNYTNVIDAVSHGASDGFKIAMNVIAMLIGFIAVIAVLDSVLTWVGHLFNPNFNLTLNWVFGKFFYPVAWAMGVPQGDVSSVATLLGQKLSINEFVAFQHLTDKSVPVISEKGLLIVSIAICGFANFSSVGMQIGGIGELAPGRRTDLAKLGLKALLCGTLASYLSATIAGILI from the coding sequence ATGGGACGACTACAAGGCATCTTTGGCGTTATTCTAATTCTCGGCGTTGCCTATCTCTTCTCCAACAACAAAAAAAAGATCAATTATCGCCTGGTGCTTAGCGGCATTGGTTTACAGGTAATTATTGCATTACTGGTTTTTAAAGTGCCACCGGTAGCCTGGTTTTTCCAGAAACTGGGTCACGGTATGCAGAAAATAGAACATTTTGCCCGTGAGGGTGCTTCGTTTGTATATGGTGGTATTGTTACCACACAACCCGATGGAACTGTTGGCAATTACATAGGCGGCGGCTTTGTGTTTGCCTTTAACGTAACTGCTACTATTATATTAGTATGTGCCCTGGTGGCCATTTTTTACCATTTTGGTATTATGCAGCGTGTGGTGGCTGTTATTGCCCGCGCCATGAACTTTATTATGCGCGTAAGCGGTGCCGAAGCATTAAGCAACGTAGCCAGCGCCTTTGTGGGCCAGGTAGAAGCGCAGGTAATGATTCGCCCCTATTTACAGGGCATGACCAAAAGTGAATTGCTGGCATCTATGAGCGGAAGCCTGGCTTGTATTGCAGGCGGTATATTGGTGGTATATGCCAACATGGGCGCTGCTGCCGGGCTGGATTTAGCGCCTAAACTGATCACCGCCAGCTTAATGGCTGCTCCTGGTGCGCTGGTGATAGCGAAAATTGTGTTTCCCGAAACAGAGGAAAGTCAAACACTGGGCAAAGTAAAACTGGAAGTAAAAAGCAACTATACCAACGTTATTGATGCAGTGAGCCATGGCGCCAGCGATGGTTTTAAAATTGCAATGAACGTAATTGCCATGTTGATTGGCTTTATTGCAGTGATTGCCGTGCTGGACTCTGTGCTTACCTGGGTAGGTCACCTGTTCAATCCCAATTTTAACCTTACCCTTAACTGGGTCTTTGGCAAATTCTTTTACCCGGTAGCCTGGGCTATGGGTGTGCCACAGGGTGATGTAAGCAGTGTAGCTACCTTGCTGGGCCAGAAACTGAGTATTAATGAGTTTGTTGCCTTCCAGCATCTGACCGATAAATCCGTTCCGGTGATCTCTGAAAAAGGATTATTGATAGTAAGTATTGCCATTTGCGGCTTTGCCAACTTCAGCAGCGTGGGCATGCAAATAGGTGGAATTGGAGAGCTGGCACCCGGCAGAAGAACCGATTTAGCCAAATTAGGCCTTAAAGCCCTGCTTTGCGGCACTTTGGCGTCGTACCTTTCTGCTACAATCGCCGGCATATTAATCTAA
- the mqnE gene encoding aminofutalosine synthase MqnE, whose amino-acid sequence MFSTSADPRQVVASVTDKELQQIGEKILAGNRISYDEGVILFEKASLPFAGALANWVREQKHGHKTYFNRNFHIEPTNVCIFTCNFCSYSKLYAHREDGWELSIEQMMDIVKKYDGKPVTEVHIVGGVHPKMNLYYFVELLQKIKAHRPDLHIKGFTAVELDYMIRKAKLSIEEGMKVLHDAGLQSLPGGGAEIFHSEIRDQICPDKVDADGWLNIHRAAHNLGMHSNATMLYGHLEQYWHRVDHMERLRKLQDETGGFNTFIPLKFRNGDNDMSNIPEISVIEDMRLYAIARLYMDNFPHLKAYWPMLGRQNAQLTLSFGVNDLDGTIDDTTKIYSMAGSEEQTPALSTAQLVSLIKQAKREPVERDTLYNEIKNYADIDVTELEVNPLYN is encoded by the coding sequence ATGTTTTCTACAAGCGCGGATCCGAGGCAGGTGGTAGCATCTGTAACAGACAAGGAATTACAACAGATAGGTGAAAAGATTCTGGCAGGCAACAGGATTTCTTATGATGAGGGAGTGATTTTGTTTGAAAAAGCATCCCTGCCTTTTGCAGGTGCCCTGGCTAACTGGGTAAGGGAGCAAAAGCATGGTCATAAAACCTACTTTAACCGCAACTTTCATATAGAGCCCACCAACGTTTGCATTTTTACCTGCAACTTCTGTTCTTACTCTAAATTATATGCCCACCGCGAAGATGGCTGGGAGCTGAGCATTGAGCAGATGATGGACATTGTGAAAAAGTACGATGGCAAACCGGTTACTGAGGTACATATTGTAGGTGGCGTACACCCCAAAATGAACCTGTATTACTTTGTAGAACTACTGCAAAAGATAAAAGCCCATAGGCCCGACCTGCATATTAAAGGTTTTACCGCTGTAGAACTGGACTATATGATACGCAAGGCTAAATTAAGCATAGAAGAAGGCATGAAAGTGCTGCACGATGCCGGCCTGCAATCACTACCAGGTGGTGGCGCTGAAATATTCCATTCCGAAATACGTGACCAGATTTGTCCGGACAAGGTAGACGCCGACGGCTGGTTAAACATACACCGTGCTGCGCATAACCTGGGCATGCACAGCAATGCCACTATGTTATATGGTCACCTGGAACAATACTGGCATCGTGTAGACCATATGGAACGCCTGAGAAAACTGCAGGACGAAACAGGTGGCTTCAACACATTTATCCCGCTGAAATTTCGCAATGGAGATAACGACATGAGCAACATCCCGGAAATTTCTGTAATAGAAGATATGCGCCTGTATGCCATTGCTCGTTTATATATGGATAACTTCCCACACCTGAAAGCTTACTGGCCTATGCTGGGACGCCAGAATGCGCAGTTAACTTTAAGCTTTGGTGTAAACGACCTGGATGGTACCATTGACGATACCACTAAAATTTACTCTATGGCTGGTAGCGAAGAGCAAACTCCTGCTTTAAGCACTGCCCAACTGGTGTCGCTGATTAAACAAGCTAAAAGAGAGCCGGTAGAAAGGGATACTTTATACAACGAGATTAAAAACTACGCCGATATTGACGTAACAGAGCTGGAAGTAAACCCGCTTTACAACTAA
- a CDS encoding L-serine ammonia-lyase gives MSHEAISVFDMFKIGVGPSSSHTLGPWRAAQRFINAIQTRFPLASPVHVQVLLYGSLAKTGKGHGTDVAVLMGLSGEDPVTIDVNSINDKIAAINELCQLHWGGVKWLAFNTETDMQFLYNDSLPFHPNGLSFLATLDNGEAISETYYSVGGGFVVQEGETASKAASVDLPFPVNTSEDLLHWCMKTGLTINEVVMENESAWRSDAATRKGVLQIWNTMRECIYRGIHSQGILPGGLNVRRRAADLNKRLTGATGYTDFDSWLQVIKRGGSSFQYILDCVSCFALAVNEENASFGRVVTAPTNGAAGVIPAVLLYYIAFCDGNDEEKIIRFLLTASEIGSIFKKGATISAAMGGCQAEIGVSSAMAAAALTESLGGTQRQAIMAAEIAMEHHLGLTCDPIGGLVQVPCIERNTMGAVKAITAAQLGLQSTPDYAKVSLDKVIKTMWDTALDMSSKYKETADGGLAVHIPISLSEC, from the coding sequence ATGTCCCACGAAGCTATTTCGGTTTTTGATATGTTTAAAATAGGAGTTGGCCCTTCCAGCTCCCACACCCTTGGACCCTGGCGCGCAGCACAACGTTTTATCAATGCTATACAAACCCGTTTTCCTTTAGCCTCGCCTGTTCATGTGCAGGTGTTATTGTATGGCTCATTAGCTAAAACCGGAAAAGGCCACGGTACGGATGTGGCCGTGTTGATGGGATTAAGTGGGGAAGATCCTGTTACTATTGATGTAAATTCTATTAATGATAAAATAGCAGCTATTAACGAGTTATGTCAGCTGCATTGGGGAGGTGTTAAATGGCTTGCTTTTAATACCGAAACTGATATGCAGTTTTTATATAACGATTCATTGCCTTTCCATCCCAATGGCCTTAGTTTTCTGGCTACGCTGGATAATGGCGAAGCTATTAGCGAAACCTATTATTCGGTAGGTGGTGGATTTGTGGTGCAGGAAGGGGAAACTGCTTCAAAAGCGGCCAGCGTGGATTTGCCTTTTCCGGTGAATACTTCTGAAGATTTGCTGCATTGGTGTATGAAAACCGGCCTTACCATTAATGAGGTGGTGATGGAAAATGAAAGCGCCTGGCGTAGTGATGCAGCAACACGTAAAGGTGTGCTACAGATATGGAATACGATGCGCGAATGCATCTATCGAGGCATTCATAGCCAGGGCATTTTACCTGGTGGGTTGAATGTACGCCGCCGTGCAGCTGATTTAAACAAGCGGTTGACCGGTGCTACCGGTTATACTGATTTTGATAGCTGGCTGCAGGTGATTAAACGTGGAGGTTCTAGTTTCCAGTACATACTGGATTGTGTAAGTTGCTTTGCATTGGCGGTAAACGAAGAAAATGCTTCTTTCGGGCGTGTGGTAACAGCGCCTACTAATGGTGCGGCAGGGGTAATACCAGCTGTGTTATTGTATTACATTGCATTTTGCGATGGTAATGATGAAGAGAAAATTATACGCTTTTTATTAACGGCCAGTGAAATAGGCAGCATCTTCAAAAAAGGAGCTACCATATCGGCGGCTATGGGTGGTTGCCAGGCTGAGATAGGAGTGTCCAGTGCCATGGCAGCTGCTGCGCTCACAGAAAGCCTGGGTGGCACACAGCGCCAGGCAATTATGGCAGCTGAAATTGCTATGGAGCATCACCTGGGGCTTACCTGCGATCCTATTGGCGGGTTAGTGCAGGTGCCTTGTATCGAACGTAACACTATGGGGGCTGTAAAAGCTATTACGGCCGCTCAGCTGGGCTTACAAAGCACTCCTGATTATGCGAAAGTATCGTTGGATAAAGTAATTAAAACCATGTGGGATACTGCGCTGGATATGAGCAGTAAGTATAAAGAAACTGCAGATGGCGGATTGGCTGTGCACATCCCCATTAGTCTTAGCGAATGCTGA
- a CDS encoding M43 family zinc metalloprotease: MSLYKHALLLIATAILTVTANAQTTNTTDGTPKRCITMEVLQEKLKKNPGLQDVWRKEGEKKYQDYLLRSSNTAAARTTTGSSPFSTLGNETVIPVVVHIQMSDTTLVTDRDIYEQIERLNIDYAGLNADKTSLPAEFKARFGSSSIRFALARTDTAGKYTTGIERKKTTTLYTQNTYTNAKKASSGGVAAWNTAKYYNVWVVGFSDGILGVSTFPYDSDANDVQGTVVNYKAFGNNPAYVFAGYNMGRTLVHETGHFFYLYHIWGDDNGACSGSDFDIQSGYSLPSSCSDDTPNQGDQSAGVLGGYVTDNCATTTPGINYQNYMDYTYDVSYAMFTTAQVCRMQNALTLYRSALASSQTDLPPSGVIDAALTNFTPGARSGTNVPVVCSNATITARLRNLGSSILTSTTFTIQYDGVTANTVTWTGSLASGGDVEVNLGAVTASAGTHNITIYTSKPNNTTDVYTNNDTLTRVVYVNSSPVTAPYTQNFESTTFPPAGWYISNPDNSITWKLGTAAVSGTYSALVANSSNTAGAWDDLVTPPIDFSTDTDSSFLSFSVAYRARSAGSYDGLQVWVSTDCGNNFTAVYMKSPPNLSTVTGNSNSFTPTTSQWRRESIDLTSYMVKGQNMIIRFRNLSGQGANLYIDSINVSKVSVANVDAAIQNVYAEDFLCSSYSIHPAATLLNRGKNTLTSATIHYQLNDGTATSIAWTGSLSTSDTTYIALPELTAASTGQHKLTVWVTNPNGGTDEKTINDTLYKGISIFNIINAPVTEGFEGSFPPESWGVYNPDNKTTWQKVRKATSLTSSSDTAAAVMANFGYAYTNAKDELRTPVIKYGTVDSIFLTFDVAAAYNSTDGTPDTLEVLLTSDCGASYTSIYKKYGTDLQTVTNSTAGVSYSPAAAGAYRTDSINLTGTLPSSGSFQVVFRNISNGRNNTYIDNINIKTKVVLEALKEKGFLITPNPTINGTFVIQHYKTPTTLKAIGVYDMAGRLITSKTYTTGNAPAYLPMNIAGVPVGMYVVKLFYTDHSYSTKILKQ, from the coding sequence ATGTCCTTATACAAACATGCGCTGTTGCTGATAGCAACAGCCATACTTACCGTAACTGCAAACGCTCAAACAACCAACACTACTGACGGCACCCCTAAACGCTGTATTACCATGGAGGTATTACAGGAAAAACTGAAAAAAAATCCTGGCCTGCAGGATGTATGGCGTAAGGAAGGGGAAAAAAAATACCAGGATTATTTACTGAGAAGCAGCAACACAGCTGCCGCCAGAACCACAACAGGCAGCTCCCCCTTCTCTACTCTTGGCAATGAAACCGTTATTCCGGTGGTAGTTCATATTCAGATGAGTGATACTACCCTGGTTACCGACCGCGACATATACGAGCAAATAGAAAGATTGAATATCGATTATGCCGGCTTAAACGCAGACAAAACATCTTTACCTGCTGAATTTAAAGCCCGCTTTGGCAGCAGCAGCATTCGCTTTGCACTGGCCCGTACAGATACTGCCGGCAAATACACCACCGGCATTGAGCGTAAAAAAACCACTACTTTATACACCCAGAATACCTATACCAATGCAAAAAAAGCCAGTTCAGGTGGCGTAGCTGCCTGGAACACAGCCAAATATTACAATGTATGGGTAGTAGGTTTTTCAGATGGCATACTAGGTGTTTCTACTTTCCCTTACGATTCCGATGCCAACGATGTACAGGGCACTGTTGTAAACTATAAAGCTTTTGGCAACAACCCGGCTTATGTTTTCGCCGGCTATAATATGGGTCGCACACTGGTGCACGAAACAGGCCATTTCTTTTACCTGTATCACATATGGGGGGATGACAATGGCGCATGCTCTGGCAGTGACTTTGACATACAATCGGGCTATAGCTTACCCAGCTCTTGTTCTGATGATACTCCTAACCAGGGAGATCAGTCAGCAGGGGTATTAGGTGGTTATGTTACAGATAATTGCGCCACCACTACACCAGGTATCAATTATCAGAACTATATGGATTATACCTACGATGTAAGCTATGCTATGTTTACCACCGCGCAGGTATGCCGTATGCAAAATGCCTTAACGCTTTACCGCAGCGCACTGGCCAGCTCACAAACCGATTTACCGCCCTCTGGTGTTATCGATGCTGCGTTAACCAACTTTACTCCCGGCGCACGTAGCGGCACCAACGTACCGGTAGTATGCAGTAATGCCACTATCACTGCCCGGTTACGTAACCTGGGTAGCAGCATATTAACCAGCACTACATTTACCATACAATATGATGGCGTTACGGCTAATACTGTTACCTGGACAGGTAGTCTGGCTTCCGGCGGTGATGTAGAGGTAAATCTGGGTGCAGTTACCGCCTCAGCCGGCACCCATAACATAACCATTTACACAAGCAAGCCTAATAACACTACCGATGTATATACCAATAACGACACACTTACCCGGGTAGTATATGTAAACAGCTCGCCTGTAACCGCACCTTACACACAAAACTTTGAATCAACCACCTTTCCACCGGCAGGCTGGTATATCTCCAATCCTGATAACAGCATTACCTGGAAGCTGGGGACTGCAGCTGTCAGCGGCACTTACTCTGCCCTGGTAGCCAATTCCTCCAATACGGCTGGTGCCTGGGACGACCTGGTTACCCCGCCTATTGATTTCAGTACCGATACCGATAGTTCTTTCCTTTCTTTCAGTGTAGCTTATCGCGCCAGAAGTGCCGGCTCCTACGATGGCTTACAGGTATGGGTTTCTACAGACTGTGGTAACAACTTTACCGCAGTGTACATGAAGTCTCCTCCAAACCTGTCTACCGTTACAGGCAATTCTAACAGCTTTACCCCTACTACTTCTCAGTGGAGACGGGAATCGATAGACCTGACTTCGTATATGGTAAAAGGCCAGAACATGATTATCCGTTTCAGAAACCTGAGCGGGCAGGGAGCCAACTTATACATAGACAGCATTAATGTATCCAAAGTGTCTGTGGCCAATGTAGATGCGGCTATACAAAATGTGTATGCTGAAGATTTCCTGTGCAGCAGCTATAGCATTCATCCTGCCGCTACCCTGTTAAACAGAGGTAAGAATACATTAACCAGCGCTACTATCCATTACCAATTAAACGATGGCACGGCCACTTCCATAGCCTGGACAGGTAGCCTATCCACCAGTGATACTACCTATATTGCTTTGCCTGAGTTAACAGCTGCATCTACCGGCCAGCATAAATTAACGGTATGGGTAACCAATCCTAACGGTGGCACAGACGAGAAAACTATTAACGATACCCTATACAAAGGCATTTCTATTTTCAATATTATCAACGCACCGGTAACAGAAGGTTTTGAAGGCAGCTTCCCTCCTGAAAGCTGGGGAGTGTATAATCCGGATAACAAAACCACCTGGCAAAAAGTGCGCAAGGCCACCTCTTTAACCAGCAGCAGCGATACCGCTGCCGCCGTAATGGCCAACTTTGGTTATGCTTACACCAATGCCAAAGACGAATTAAGAACACCGGTTATCAAATATGGTACGGTGGATAGTATATTCCTGACGTTTGATGTTGCGGCTGCCTATAACAGCACAGACGGTACACCAGATACACTGGAAGTATTACTTACCAGTGATTGCGGGGCCAGCTATACCAGCATTTACAAAAAGTATGGCACAGATTTACAAACCGTAACCAACAGTACAGCGGGTGTATCTTATTCTCCTGCTGCTGCAGGCGCTTACCGCACAGATTCTATAAACCTTACCGGTACCTTACCATCCAGCGGCTCGTTCCAGGTGGTGTTCCGTAACATTTCCAATGGCCGGAACAATACTTATATTGATAACATCAATATAAAAACCAAAGTAGTGCTGGAAGCTTTAAAGGAAAAAGGCTTTTTAATTACTCCTAACCCTACTATCAATGGCACTTTTGTAATTCAACATTACAAAACACCTACTACCTTAAAAGCAATAGGTGTGTATGATATGGCAGGCAGGTTAATTACCAGCAAAACCTATACAACAGGTAATGCGCCGGCTTATTTACCCATGAACATTGCAGGTGTTCCCGTAGGTATGTATGTGGTAAAACTGTTTTACACCGATCATAGCTATTCCACCAAAATATTAAAACAATAA
- a CDS encoding fasciclin domain-containing protein has protein sequence MKQFLYTLLVMIAGIACISSCKNKFATPPNESIAQLIDANSDYSILDSALVRTGYKSILSTSPSLTLFAPNNAAFAAAGYTLDSIKTMDTARLNKLIGYHLIGEALTPGNIKAQSRLQTLNGQYIYTSHTAIYGSRVNGLPIENSYIAASNGIIHAISQLLVSPTKTLQQFLEADTTLSLYRAALNMATDTITVFNTTVSYHTLFAPVNNAFRQAGLGTVTALSAALTTDSILKLVNHHYISATLWQTGDFIYNTQVTTASDSLIILNTEENSSNKQLGVYVRNRPALFFVPFLTKDSFATNGIIHKVDTLFWPNR, from the coding sequence ATGAAACAGTTTTTATATACCTTATTGGTGATGATAGCAGGCATAGCCTGTATCAGCAGTTGTAAAAACAAATTTGCTACACCACCCAATGAATCTATTGCTCAACTGATAGACGCCAATTCTGATTATTCTATCCTTGACTCCGCGTTGGTAAGAACAGGTTATAAAAGCATATTAAGCACTTCGCCCAGCCTAACCCTATTTGCGCCTAACAATGCCGCTTTTGCTGCCGCCGGCTATACTTTAGACTCCATTAAAACAATGGATACCGCCAGGCTAAATAAATTAATTGGCTACCACCTGATAGGGGAAGCCCTTACACCAGGTAACATAAAAGCACAAAGCAGATTGCAAACCCTCAATGGGCAATACATTTATACCAGCCACACGGCTATATACGGATCGCGCGTAAATGGCTTACCTATTGAAAACAGCTATATAGCCGCATCCAATGGTATTATACATGCTATTTCGCAACTGCTGGTATCACCCACCAAAACATTACAGCAATTTTTAGAAGCAGATACCACACTGAGCTTATACAGAGCAGCTTTGAACATGGCTACCGATACCATTACCGTTTTTAATACTACTGTCAGCTATCATACTTTGTTTGCTCCGGTAAATAACGCTTTCCGGCAAGCTGGTTTAGGTACTGTAACAGCCTTATCAGCAGCATTAACCACTGATAGCATACTTAAACTGGTAAACCATCATTATATCAGTGCCACTTTATGGCAAACAGGTGATTTTATATATAATACCCAGGTGACAACTGCATCGGATAGTTTAATTATTCTTAACACGGAAGAAAATAGCAGTAATAAGCAATTGGGTGTATATGTACGAAACCGCCCGGCCTTGTTCTTTGTGCCTTTCTTAACCAAAGATTCTTTTGCAACCAATGGTATCATTCATAAAGTAGATACACTCTTCTGGCCTAACAGATAA
- a CDS encoding carboxypeptidase-like regulatory domain-containing protein, with protein sequence MLSMRIALLTTLLLCRQLPAFSQVVYQGKITDLETHKPLEGASVFLSNTSYGTLTDVNGNFLLKVPVAGTYDMVVAMVGYETYVRNISSTDTNLLLQIEVTPEVKELEAVVLQTYEKNGWEKWGGLFFRNFIGTSDFSVDCSIVNYKDIRFLNNKEDHELVVTCRKPLLIENRALGYTIRYQLAQFKYNFQSHYLLYTGFPLFEEMKGSERKQKIWESRREEAFQGSVMHFMRALYRNKLQENHFLVYRLLVRPNLEKKRVRSIYRTVKDISVYPPDSVSYFEKISMQADNMNALNPHAITGDSIAYAIDSVTAGLDFPNHLWVVYTEKKEPSAYCGIGNNKPPAPVSSGIHIVNEGEILKVMSNGAYFDPTNLIMSDFWAWSEKMACMLPLDYKSKTMP encoded by the coding sequence ATGCTATCTATGCGCATTGCCTTACTCACTACACTGCTATTGTGCCGGCAACTGCCGGCTTTTTCCCAGGTGGTTTACCAGGGAAAAATAACCGACCTCGAAACCCATAAACCGCTGGAAGGAGCCAGTGTGTTTTTGAGTAATACTTCTTATGGCACGCTTACAGATGTGAATGGAAATTTTTTGTTGAAAGTGCCTGTTGCCGGTACGTATGATATGGTAGTGGCTATGGTAGGATATGAGACTTATGTGCGTAACATTTCTTCCACGGATACGAATTTGCTGTTGCAGATTGAAGTTACACCTGAGGTGAAAGAACTGGAAGCTGTAGTGTTGCAGACCTATGAAAAGAATGGATGGGAAAAATGGGGCGGACTTTTTTTCCGCAACTTTATTGGCACCTCCGATTTTTCAGTGGATTGCAGCATTGTGAACTATAAGGATATCCGGTTTTTGAATAATAAGGAAGATCATGAATTAGTGGTTACCTGCCGCAAACCTTTGCTTATCGAAAACAGGGCGCTGGGCTATACTATCCGTTACCAGCTGGCACAGTTCAAATATAATTTTCAGAGCCATTACCTGTTATATACCGGGTTTCCTTTGTTTGAAGAAATGAAGGGAAGTGAACGAAAACAAAAGATATGGGAAAGCAGGAGGGAGGAAGCCTTCCAGGGAAGTGTGATGCATTTTATGCGTGCTTTGTATCGCAATAAATTACAAGAAAATCATTTCCTGGTATATCGCTTATTGGTCAGGCCTAACCTGGAGAAAAAAAGAGTAAGAAGTATTTACCGTACTGTAAAAGATATATCTGTATATCCTCCGGATTCAGTAAGCTATTTTGAAAAGATAAGTATGCAGGCCGATAATATGAATGCCCTGAACCCCCATGCTATTACGGGAGATTCTATTGCTTATGCTATAGACAGTGTAACGGCGGGCCTGGATTTCCCCAATCACTTGTGGGTGGTATATACCGAAAAGAAAGAGCCATCAGCTTATTGTGGCATTGGCAATAACAAACCTCCCGCACCGGTTTCTTCGGGTATACACATTGTAAATGAAGGAGAGATTTTGAAAGTAATGAGTAATGGTGCGTATTTCGATCCTACCAATCTGATCATGTCTGATTTCTGGGCCTGGAGCGAAAAAATGGCCTGTATGCTACCACTTGACTATAAAAGCAAAACGATGCCCTGA
- a CDS encoding pyridoxal phosphate-dependent aminotransferase encodes MQLSSLLQRFNEPETLKMAKLGRELRAKGVDVIDLSLGEPDFDTPAHIKEAAIKAINDNWSHYTPVAGFLDLREAACTKLKRDNNLDYKPEHIITSTGAKQSLANAILALVDDGDEVIIPTPYWVTYSELVKIARGKVVEAKTTLESGFKITPAQLEAAITSKTKLFLFSSPCNPSGAVYSKAELEALAAVFAKHPNIYIISDEIYEYINFVSKHESIAQFGELKDRTVVINGLSKGFAMTGWRLGYTASNTEIAKAMEKIQGQMTSATCSITQKAAVVALTTDLKPSFEMTEEFTRRRARVLELVKDIPGFKTFQPEGAFYIFPDISYYFGKSDGTTTITNSADFSMYLLNTANVSSVMGDAFGEPNCVRFSFANSLPNIEKAWARIKEALAKLK; translated from the coding sequence ATGCAACTATCTTCGTTACTGCAACGTTTTAACGAGCCTGAAACATTAAAAATGGCCAAACTGGGCCGCGAATTGAGGGCAAAAGGCGTAGACGTAATTGATCTAAGCCTGGGTGAACCGGATTTTGATACTCCTGCACACATTAAAGAAGCAGCTATTAAAGCCATCAACGACAACTGGAGCCATTACACTCCTGTAGCTGGTTTTTTAGACTTGCGTGAAGCAGCCTGCACTAAGTTAAAACGCGACAATAACCTCGATTATAAGCCAGAGCATATTATTACTTCTACCGGTGCTAAACAAAGTTTGGCCAACGCCATCCTGGCATTAGTAGACGATGGCGATGAAGTAATTATTCCAACTCCTTACTGGGTTACCTACTCCGAGCTGGTGAAAATAGCACGCGGTAAAGTCGTAGAAGCAAAAACTACACTGGAAAGCGGCTTTAAAATCACCCCTGCTCAACTGGAAGCAGCCATCACATCTAAAACCAAATTATTTCTGTTCTCCAGTCCCTGCAATCCTTCTGGTGCAGTGTACAGCAAAGCAGAACTGGAAGCGTTAGCAGCTGTGTTTGCTAAACATCCTAACATTTACATCATTTCTGACGAGATATACGAATACATCAACTTCGTAAGCAAGCACGAAAGCATTGCGCAGTTTGGTGAACTGAAAGACCGTACTGTAGTTATCAACGGCTTAAGTAAAGGCTTTGCGATGACTGGCTGGCGTTTAGGCTATACTGCTTCTAATACAGAGATAGCCAAAGCGATGGAAAAAATTCAGGGCCAGATGACAAGCGCTACTTGCTCTATTACTCAAAAAGCAGCGGTAGTAGCTTTAACAACCGATCTGAAACCTTCTTTCGAAATGACGGAAGAATTTACCCGCAGAAGAGCAAGAGTATTGGAACTGGTAAAAGACATTCCAGGCTTCAAAACCTTCCAACCCGAAGGTGCATTCTATATCTTCCCTGATATTTCTTACTATTTCGGAAAATCTGATGGAACTACCACTATCACCAATTCAGCAGACTTCAGCATGTATTTACTAAATACTGCCAACGTATCTTCTGTAATGGGTGATGCTTTTGGCGAACCTAATTGTGTTCGCTTCTCTTTCGCCAATAGCCTGCCTAACATTGAAAAGGCATGGGCACGTATTAAAGAAGCATTGGCTAAACTGAAATAA
- a CDS encoding RNA polymerase sigma factor produces MCCQNDRTAQEQLYRQFFGLFYTVAKDFSKDNQTLLSIVNEAFLKIFTHLKDFDSKKASFETWGKTIVRNVCIDHYRKNKNQVELTDISDIDIENLEYSVPIHGHNRDMDYYFNQLPSITGKVCRMFFMQGFTHKEIGKELGISETTSRWHLMEGKKRLQDLLKKKYA; encoded by the coding sequence ATGTGTTGTCAAAACGACCGCACCGCACAGGAACAGCTGTACCGGCAGTTCTTTGGCCTGTTCTATACGGTGGCGAAGGATTTTTCTAAAGATAACCAAACCCTGTTATCAATTGTAAATGAAGCCTTTCTAAAAATTTTCACCCATTTAAAAGATTTTGACAGCAAAAAGGCTTCTTTTGAAACCTGGGGCAAAACCATTGTACGTAATGTATGTATTGACCATTATCGTAAAAACAAAAACCAGGTAGAATTAACCGACATATCAGATATAGACATTGAAAATTTAGAATATTCAGTACCGATACACGGCCACAATCGTGACATGGATTATTATTTCAACCAATTGCCTTCCATTACCGGCAAAGTATGCAGAATGTTCTTTATGCAGGGTTTCACGCATAAAGAAATAGGCAAAGAATTGGGCATCAGCGAAACTACATCACGCTGGCACCTGATGGAAGGAAAAAAACGATTGCAGGACCTTTTAAAGAAGAAGTATGCATGA